One genomic region from Ptychodera flava strain L36383 chromosome 14, AS_Pfla_20210202, whole genome shotgun sequence encodes:
- the LOC139149263 gene encoding ribonuclease Oy-like, whose translation MKKDKCKIPRTVPTDSWTIHGLWPSRTKGKAPKCCDSSLPFDEGQIKDLRCELETFWPNLLADESKTELWKHEWEKHGTCGMDVEAVNTQEKYFDIGLALNRDLNIYQMLKDHGIVPSSSIPYQYDDIANAFVNTFDIETPPKMACHKDEENSGTVYLYQVYFCLKKNLELMDCPKKASYSPGKICELAERIFIPPFDRLNILHHRTP comes from the exons CCTTTG GCCTTCTCGTACAAAGGGGAAAGCTCCTAAATGTTGTGATAGCAGTCTACCTTTTGATGAAGGACAAATTAAG GATCTACGCTGTGAACTAGAAACATTTTGGCCAAATTTGTTGGCTGATGAATCTAAAACTGAACTTTG GAAACATGAATGGGAAAAACATGGAACATGTGGAATGGACGTTGAAGCTGTCAACACTCAGGAAAAATACTTCGACATTGGATTGGCTTTAAATAGAGACCTCAACATTTACCA AATGTTAAAAGATCATGGAATCGTCCCGTCATCCTCAATCCCATATCAATACGACGACATTGCAAATGCATTTGTGAACACCTTTGATATTGAGACTCCGCCAAAGATGGCTTGTCACAAAGACGAG GAAAACAGCGGTACTGTATACTTGTATCAAGTATACTTCTGTCTAAAAAAGAATTTAGAACTGATGGATTGCCCAAAGAAGGCTTCATACAGTCCCGGAAAGATTTGTGAATTAGCCGAGCGTATATTTATTCCACCTTTTGACAGACTGAACATTCTGCATCACAGAACGCCATAG